The genome window AACTCTTTCTCTTCCTTGCAATCACTGGAATCTAGATGAGAGAAATAAACGTGTGCTGTATACAACTTCATGAAATAGTGGGAAACTCTCCGTAGACTGTGTTGTAATATTTACCTTTGGTGACACAGTCCTGGTCACTCTTATTAAAGTCCTCCTTTCTGTCATCGTTAGCCTTATTCTTTGGTGACCAGGTCATCTTGTTCTCCTTCTTTAGCCGTCTCCTGGCATTGGCGAACCACGTGGACACCTGGGTGAGGGTCATCTTGGTGATGATGGCCAGCATGATCTTCTCTCCCTTAGTCGGGTAGGGGTTCTTGCGGTGCTCATACAGCCATGTTTTTAGCGTGCTGGTGGTTTCACGCGTGGCATTCTTTCTGCGAGCTGTGCCATTAAAGTCCACCGTCCCATATCTGCAAAGTGAAACAGGCACAAACAGACCCTGTCAATCTCTTTACTGCATCCTttaataattagattttcatCTCCAGGAGCATCAGTATGTGGTGTAACGCTGATTTCTGTATCAAAGAAAAGGGTGAAGGTGGAAAATATAGCTTTTGATGTTTAGGACTTGCTGTATGAACATGGATAAACATAAATGTAGAACTCACCTGTCATATTGATACTGTCCCAGTGAGTGATCGTAAGGATAGTAAGCAGCAGTTTGAGTAATGCCAGAGTGTAAAGTGCCTGTGCTGTCCTTAATGTCATATTGTGGATTCTGTTAAAAAAGGAAGAGTTTGTAGTAAGTTTGACTGCTtttgagaaattgttttaatgcttttaaaaaagataatttgaaagattttttgtttttgttttcctaaacCAACTTGTTTTTAGCTCATATAAAAACAAGCATGTACACCATTTAACGCAAATGGGAGTTAGAGCTACATCTCATGGGTTTCATGAATAGTTTACTGGTGTGACTGCAGTTTTTACTGTAAAGCACTCTTGCAGACATTAATAGTAGTTTCACCAAAACTGCTACAGAAACAAGGAATTTAAAGTTGAAGCAAGacttttgatttcttttcttttttcaagtacatttttctgtcaaattatgaacaaatttcaattttataaaaaaagatctacaaacaaacagtaactttttttctatctttgaagcaaagcagaaaaagtaCGTTTTGACTCTTGAGTGATTTGTATTTCTGAAATTCTTCACCTCATTTTATTGATGCTATTTTCACACTGATAATTCTAAGGAGAGGCTAATATTGCAGCTGGATTAAACTGCCTTTCAAGACCTAATTGTTTGCAGTGTGAGATAAATTGATAAGCCTTCTGATCGATCACCTGAGCTCCCTCAACCCTCCCCCCCTCAACCCGCTTTTGCGCGCCTGTGAAGCCCACCAGAGTGGAGTAGATAGCGGATGGGTCGGTGCTGTAGGGGAAGTAGTTGGCGTAGTTCTGGCTGGCTGCGGCCGCAGCGGCGTAAGGAGAGCCGTACATCCCCAGCGCTGCGTTCAGCTCCGTCCGGCTGCTCGCCAGGAGCCGGTTCTCGTAGGAGGGGCAGCAGAAGGAGGCGGCGGCTGCGGCTGCGGCGGTCTGAGAGCTGCCTGTCCCGTCAGATACCGACCTGGAAATCGAATCGCAGCAAGTCGTACTGGGGTTTGCCGACACGAAAAACTGCATGAAGAGAGTCGTGGATAAATAATGGTCATTAATGGATTCGGCTCTGAAGTGGATATCTGTGACAACTCTGAACTGATTGTGGACTTTGCGctgcaaaaaaatgtacttgtgCTGAGATGACGAAgcgaaaaaaaaagctaaatgcttgcctaaaaaaataaaaaaaggtttaattgtCATGTGCAACCTGCCTTAGTTCAAGGTAAGTCAGCATTCAGAAGATTTCGGAAAAGAGAAACtagtatttttactcaaaaataatGCACTCTTATTTATGAAATGGCTAATATTAAATAACATATTGTATAGTAAGTCAATGTCaatgttaattgtttttaaatgatgttgaaacaataaaaagttcTGCGCGTAAAAGGTGacctgtttaatttttttaaacaactttaaaaccaCGAATGTGATCCggataaatataaaatacagaatGTAGTTAAGCAGTAATAATCCTGCAATTTAATTCCACGAGTTTATCATTCCTTCtgataaaagctaaaaatataacaaaaatccACCTAAAAGTTGCTCCATAACTTTTTCTGGAGAGCAACGACTGTCCCCTGATCAACTAGTTTGTCATTTAGAGCAGGAACAGCttgtggaaattttaaaatgacttttattggtaggaaaaaatatatttttcctaaaCAAGCTTAACACCCACACCGCGCATCAATGTGTTCAATCGGTGACATTCATCTGTATTGTCATTTGAAAAGCACGTGAGTTCATTCATAATTCAGCGTAATTGGACATGGGTGTGTGTATATTGATATTTGGTTTAACAACAAAACCACATGGCTGAAAATAGCTGTCAGTAATGTCTGAGCAGTGGCAGAATGCTAAATGGTTCGCATT of Xiphophorus couchianus chromosome 4, X_couchianus-1.0, whole genome shotgun sequence contains these proteins:
- the irx6a gene encoding Iroquois homeobox protein 6a isoform X2, coding for MTIKPFFIFLGKHLAFFFASSSQHKYIFLQRKVHNQFRVVTDIHFRAESINDHYLSTTLFMQFFVSANPSTTCCDSISRSVSDGTGSSQTAAAAAAASFCCPSYENRLLASSRTELNAALGMYGSPYAAAAAASQNYANYFPYSTDPSAIYSTLNPQYDIKDSTGTLHSGITQTAAYYPYDHSLGQYQYDRYGTVDFNGTARRKNATRETTSTLKTWLYEHRKNPYPTKGEKIMLAIITKMTLTQVSTWFANARRRLKKENKMTWSPKNKANDDRKEDFNKSDQDCVTKDSSDCKEEKELHLSDLEDMDEDDCDKLDSDCEKVAADEQDLQRSMVASGAPLKRDCSSDLHLSLTNSFHTFPCSIKGVTALPHLPSDFIDPIVSKAGPASVPLAGAVSLSHFESSEKPRIWSLARTAASGVILNPQQHGSELKTGSLTGDCQLQSSRLPRAPTGQCGATRGLLESNSVTNSESSFPEGSSLHSKVYGTGSYSHKGLQLHSSSYAALPDTCQYTAIEENNTFPT
- the irx6a gene encoding Iroquois homeobox protein 6a isoform X1; protein product: MTIKPFFIFLGKHLAFFFASSSQHKYIFLQRKVHNQFRVVTDIHFRAESINDHYLSTTLFMQFFVSANPSTTCCDSISRSVSDGTGSSQTAAAAAAASFCCPSYENRLLASSRTELNAALGMYGSPYAAAAAASQNYANYFPYSTDPSAIYSTLNPQYDIKDSTGTLHSGITQTAAYYPYDHSLGQYQYDRYGTVDFNGTARRKNATRETTSTLKTWLYEHRKNPYPTKGEKIMLAIITKMTLTQVSTWFANARRRLKKENKMTWSPKNKANDDRKEDFNKSDQDCVTKDSSDCKEEKELHLSDLEDMDEDDCDKLDSDCEKVAADEQDLQRSMVASGAPLKRDCSSDLHLSLTNSFHTFPCSIKGVTALPHLPSDFIDPIVSKAGPASVPLAGAVSLSHFESSEKPRIWSLARTAASGVILNPQQHGSELKTGSLTGDCQLQSSRLPRAPTGQCGATRGLLESNSVTNSESSFPEGSSLHSKVYGTGSYSHKGLQLHSSSYAALPDTCQYTAIEGFSSGKVENQSSDLSEACGTVQNDKVTAFRPVMKR